TTCCTGTCCCAGCTTTATCCACcttatctttttttttttttgggggggggggggggggtatacacACACATCAATTTCGTTAATATATctgtttcttttttccttctaATTCACTAGGCGTAACAGTACCCATATGAGTGAAGCTCAGCGGAGTGCTCTCAATGCACTGTTGTTTCGAACTGGTGACCAATCAAGGGACATCGTTCTTGTCCTTGCAACCAACCGACCGGGTGATCTTGATGCTGCTATTACTGACCGAATTGATGAAGTTATCGAGTTTCCCCTGCCTGGGGAAGAGGAGCGGTTTCAGTTGCTCAAGTTATACTTGAACAACTATATGCTCAAGGAAGATGACAAGAGTTCTCCTTGGAGGACACTGCTGAAGAAGCAGCCGAAGAAGATACATGTACAGGACATAACCGATGATCTACTCAGGGACGCTGCGCGCAAGATTGATGGCTTCTCTGGCAGAGAGATTGCGAAGCTGATGGCCAGTGTGCAGGCTGCTGTCTACGGGAGTCCTGACTGCATATTGAATCCGCAGCTGTTCAATGAGGTGGTTGAATACAAGATCGCCGAGCATCAGCAGCGCATGAAGCTTGCTTCGGACGCCGCAGCTTGAGCAGCGTTGTAGATCTATCTGGAGGTCGCATTATTCCGGACTGATTGAGGCATGGTACTGAGATATAATCGCCTCCCACCTACTTCTGATAGCAGCTATGGTTTCGAATTACAGTGGAGACAGAAAATCTTGCGTGTCACAGGTTAGTTCTGTCAATTTTGTTGGATGTGCTTGCCTGTGGCGAACTTAGGTAGAGTTGTCCTTGAGACCTTCTAACAGGGTTGAGATATAGCCTCATCTTGGTTTCTTACCTGTTCAGTCGGCCTTGGTAATAATCTGTACACTTGGGGATGATGTTTTGGTGCTAATTGTTACTAGAATTGAGCAGTTGAACTGCGATGGTGTTTCTGTGTGGACTCCGTTCTCTTCTCAGGGTTATCTTACTTCGAAGGTGTCTCCAATTCATTAGTTCTTCCTTTAATCAGAAAATTCAGAAACACAATGCCGTTCATGTCCGAGCACTTAGAGTTGTCCTCCTCAAGATTTACAGTGGGTAGACCTGTGTGTCATCAACATGTAACTGCATTTGAAATGCCCATGGAACTGAGaaggaaatgaaagctacgggggTGCCACCGGAGCACGGTCCCCCCAGTATCAGTATCAATGATGTCCACATAATAAATGATGTAGTTTCCGTTTCCGGTCTCACCTTCACACCTCTAGGTACATTACGTACCATTGTTCTTCTCctctagcaacagcaacagcaacagcacgtTAGTCTTGTGTAAATAAATCTCATCTGTAACCCAACCATCAAGGCTGAACTATACCCAAGTACAGCGCGCCTGTAGATCTCGTGGCGGTATTGAAGTTCCACCAGGTCGCTGTCATGGCGCAAGGCACGACCTGCCTTAACCTCTCCCCTACCACACCACCATACCAATTTTCTGTAGGTTCCAGAACCCCATCCATCACCAAGCATTGGTGTTGAAATTCAACTCGTGATCAATCATTTTCCCTTCCAAAAGAagctctttttttttcctctttaAAAATAAAATGTCCACAAGACGCTTGAACGAAAAACACAAGCGACTACCCTTTCATCAGGActatggagggagggagggagggagggagatggaggcACAAGTACAGGCgcgtatcatcatcatcgcgctGGTGACCACAcccacaaaacaaaacaaaacaaaccgTAAGATGAAATGTCATTGCCAAAAAAACGGAGCGCATCACCGAATCGAATCGCAGAGCCGGGATGGGCTCTTGCGATGCAAGCCTTCAATTTTGCCGACAATGTACATATCATCATTCACTTTGCGCTGCCATCCACCCAACACGCACACTCAAAACGCAGGCAGGCCGGCGGGGCTTGCTTCCCTTTGATCAGCTTCTGACACACACAGTCCGCTCTCACATGCGCCTGCTGCTGCCTTCTGGCCAAAGTCCAACAACtttgacaccaccaccaccatcaccaccaccggaaatcagggagaggagagaaagaaaaacacGAGAGCTTTGGCAGCAGAAGGCCATCCATGGAGGAAGCAGCAGCTCAAACAAAATTGCCTCCCGGAAAGGCTGCCAAGACAACTTAGGAAAGGGGATTACCGGCAGCGGCCCCACCCAATCAAGGCAGAAAGCTAGGGCAGAGGCTTAGAAAACCCTCCTGTAATGACCCCCTCCTTAATCGTACTTTGCACACCAAATGACAAACCCCCACGCCTAAGTACATTCCGAGCAAGCAAAgggcccctccctccctctctcaccCCAATGCTCCCCTCTGCCAGAGGGAATCCAACAAGCCCGAAAAGCAAAGTCAAAAAGCAACGAGTGCCCAAGCCAAGACGGGCGGGTGCATTGGCAATGACAGTGGCATTGCATCAAGAAATGCCACTGCCACTGCAAGCCTGCAACTGCATACATACAAGCGAGCACGGGCACGCATGCACTACAGCACTagcacaaagagagagagagagagagagagagagaccataGAATCTTCAATGTAGTAGTAGTAGGATCTAAGCAAGAAGCATTTGGGTTCACCATGCTAACCTAACCGTTGTTATTTGTCCATGGAAGCAATGAGCAAGAGGaagatggaatgcatgcatgcatgcctgcCTCATCACATTACTGGTCTACTCCCTCCTCCTAAGTGACTGCCGACGCATGAGTTAACACCTGACAACGATGAGGTTACGGGAATTACACGGGATAAATAAAAATTGCTAATGGCTAATGCGTCCTCTAGCATTGTGTCGCTGCTGCTGCTCGCTCATGcgccgtgctgctgctgctgctgctggtggggcggcggcgggtggtggtgctggtggtggggaggaggaggaggaggatggtcgTGGTGGAGCGGCGGCAGCGGCTGCGAGGTCTTGGCGAGGTGCTTGTTGTTGTGCATCCACACCTTGAGGACGCGGCGGGGGACGCCGACCTGCGCGCAGAAGGCGTCCACCACCCCGCCGTCGGGCTTCTGGACGCGCCAGCCCACGCGGTGCGCGAACTCCAGCATGCGCTCCTTCTGCTCCGGCGTGAACTTGGTCCGGAACCGCTTCTTGCTCGGCGCCGGGGGCGCGGAGGCCGACCCCACGGCCGCCTGCGCctgcggcggaggcggaggcggcggcggggcgcgcAGCTCCTCGCTCGACGACTCGGCCAGCGCGGCGGGCGCGGACATCGGGGACGCCGGGACGGCCGGGCGCTTCTGCTGCATGTGCGGCGGGGCGAGGAGGAGCGGCATGAGCCGGGAGTTGGCGCCGGCTGGGGTCGCGGAGGGGGACACCACGGCGGAGGCCGGGGACGGCGAGGGCGAGGGGACCACCAGCACCGGCTCGCGGCGGTGGAAGCTGCGGTGGCAGCCGCACGCGGCGCAGGCCAGCGCGGCCACCCCGTCGCCCGGGGACGGCATGAACTCGCCGCAGCCGTCGAGCACGTGCGCGCCCATCCGCGCGGCGTGGTTCCGCAGGCACTCCCTgtacctccacggcaacggctcCGGTCCCGTGGCGCCACCGTGCTCGCCCGGTGCCCTTGTGGAGGAGCCGGTGACGATGGCAAGCGTAGGCGGCGGGGGAGGCATGGCGCCACCACCAAGAACGCCGTTTCTTGCCGGCTCATGCTGGCGCTGGCGCTGGTGCTGcggctgctgctggtggtggtgctggcGGTGGGCCTCCCCAGGTGCTGCCTCCACCGTTCTCTCCCGCTCCCTCTCACTGTCCATCCTTCTCCGGTTGGGATGCTGGTGCTGGGGCAAGAGGAAGCCGGGCGGcgcctgcggcggcggcggcggcgaggagacgAGGGAGGAGTTGGGAGGCAGGAGGGGCCTGGAGAAAGCGGCTGCCTCCATCAACGAGGAGGGCGAGGAAGCAGCCGCGGCAGGCGAGCCAAGAACCTGGGGAGCTCGGCCGTGCATGTGCAGGTGCTGCGGGGGCGCGGCCGTGGCGGGCGCCGTGGTgtagtgatgacgatgatggtgctggtgctggtgctggtgccgaCGGTCCTCCCTCATCACCCCCTCTTCCtgctcctcgtcttcctcctcgtcctcctcctcatcgtcctcctcctcttcctcctcctccccgtccagctcctcgtcctcctccacatgcgATGGCCTCTTGTACTCCATGGACGGCTCGCTCCGGTGCGATTAGGACCGGAGATTCTTTGCCGTGGTGTGTTTCTTGGGCGGTGGGGTTGTTGGGGCGTGCTGTGCTGTGCTGTGCTGTGTTGTGACTTGTTCTAACTTGTAAGCTGGAAACTTATAGCTAGGTTTGTGGTGGAGCAGGGAGGGGGGTGTTGGCCTCAAGGGGGAAAGAGGGCAAGGGAGCTGAGCTTAACGGAGGATGATATGGTGGCAGGCTGGTTAGCGATGGGTTATTAGGGTGAGCATAGTGGCGGTCAGTAACCACATGGCATCCATAAAGCGGGGAATGTCTCCTTGGGAGAGAGCTAGCTATCTACTATCt
This genomic stretch from Hordeum vulgare subsp. vulgare chromosome 6H, MorexV3_pseudomolecules_assembly, whole genome shotgun sequence harbors:
- the LOC123406025 gene encoding zinc-finger homeodomain protein 7-like, with translation MEYKRPSHVEEDEELDGEEEEEEEDDEEEDEEEDEEQEEGVMREDRRHQHQHQHHHRHHYTTAPATAAPPQHLHMHGRAPQVLGSPAAAASSPSSLMEAAAFSRPLLPPNSSLVSSPPPPPQAPPGFLLPQHQHPNRRRMDSERERERTVEAAPGEAHRQHHHQQQPQHQRQRQHEPARNGVLGGGAMPPPPPTLAIVTGSSTRAPGEHGGATGPEPLPWRYRECLRNHAARMGAHVLDGCGEFMPSPGDGVAALACAACGCHRSFHRREPVLVVPSPSPSPASAVVSPSATPAGANSRLMPLLLAPPHMQQKRPAVPASPMSAPAALAESSSEELRAPPPPPPPPQAQAAVGSASAPPAPSKKRFRTKFTPEQKERMLEFAHRVGWRVQKPDGGVVDAFCAQVGVPRRVLKVWMHNNKHLAKTSQPLPPLHHDHPPPPPPHHQHHHPPPPHQQQQQQHGA